Genomic DNA from Taurinivorans muris:
GCGAAGCGGAAAATGCGTATGAATTATACCGTTCTTTGCAGTATGCCGTCCGTTTTAATGTGATTGGCTTGGCAAGCAAAGTGGAGCATTGCAAGTTCGAATACCGTGAAATTTATGACGGTCTGCCCTATGTTTTCGAGGATGATTTTTTGCCTTCTTTCATTGACGCCCTGATTGCCAAAAAAATAGAATACATTTTCCCCACCCATGATTCTGTTGCCGAATATCTGAAAGAAGTTGAAGATAAGCTTCCCGCAAAAGTCTTGTGTTCACCTTTGCATACCGCAGTGCTGTGCAGAGATAAGGAAAAATTGTATCGTTTTTTGCGGAATGAAGATTTTTGTCCCGAAGTCTACGCTTTGGAAAATCTTGTTTTTCCCTCTTTCGCAAAACCGAAAATCGGACAAGGCGGTAATTTTTGTCAATTTTTGCAAAGCGAAGAGGATATGAAGCTTTTGACGCGTTCCTTGGACGATATGCTTTTTTGCGAATATTTACCCGGTATCGAGCTTACGGTTGATTGTTTCACGGACAGAAAAGGACGTTTGCTTTATGCGGGGGCAAGAACCCGTGACGTCATAAAACAAGGGATCGCGTACAGTTCACGCTCGTATCCCCTTTCCGATGAAATCATGAGTATTCTGTTAAAACTTAACTCGTCGCTTGTTTTGCGCGGCTTGTGGTTTTGTCAGATAAAAAAAGATGCCTGCGGGGCATGGAAATTGCTGGAAGTTTCAACCCGTATCGCAACGACCATGAATTTGACAAGGCATAAGGGAATAAATCTGCCGCTTTTGGCTTGTTATGATGCCTTGGGCTATGATTTGGATATATTGGACAATCCTTTTCTTGTCCGCATTTCCCGGTCGTTGCAGACAAAGTATGAGCTTTCCTTTGATTATCGGACGGTTTACCTTGATTTGGACGATACGCTCATCGTGAACGAAGCCGTGAACATAAAAATGATCGCTTTTGTGTATCAGTGCGTCAACAAAGGTAAAACAGTTGTTTTGCTTACGAAGCATGAAGGCGATGTCGAGGAATATTTAAAAAAATATAAAATCGATACGGCGCTTTTTGCAAAAATTATCCATATTCCTGATGATGAAAAAAAATCTCTTTATTATGAAGATGAAAAGGGAATACTGATTGACAATCTTTATGTTGAAAGAAAAGAAGCGTTGAAGTGCGGTTTGGCGGTTTTTGATGTTGACGCCATAGACGCCTTGCTGGAAACATTTTAGTTTTTGTGTTTTTGTTTGGACGGGTAACGGAAAAAAGAAAAAAGCCTCTGAATGAGGCTTGTTGTAACTATTGTATGGTTTGTGCTTTTTTATTCAATAATATTTTCACCGTCCTTTTTTATTGTATTGGGCAAAAGCATTTGCATTGTGCGATGAAAGCATAAATGATTTTGCCAAGTTAGGATTAATAAGGGGATTCGACATTGTTTGGATGTGCGATCCCTTGCCGATATAATTTTTCTGCAAATATTATTCCAATACTTTTTTCTATGTTATTTCAGCTTGTTGTGCCTGTTGCAGCGTTAGCTGCAGTGCCTGATAGATGGCTTTGCGTGTGTATTTTGGCAACAAAATTTGCAGCAAGGTGTAACTTTTTTTATCAGAAATGATTTGATTTTTGTGTTTGCATGAATTAGGTTTTTATCAAGGATATTGTTATGGAACAGATATGTTTTGCGGGCATATGGATTTTGGCAGGCTTCATTAATGGAATAAGCGGCATGGGGGCGGCGTTGGTTGCTGTGCCGTTTATGACCTTATTCATGGATATTCAATTAATT
This window encodes:
- a CDS encoding ATP-grasp domain-containing protein encodes the protein MMKKINVGVFPCEAENAYELYRSLQYAVRFNVIGLASKVEHCKFEYREIYDGLPYVFEDDFLPSFIDALIAKKIEYIFPTHDSVAEYLKEVEDKLPAKVLCSPLHTAVLCRDKEKLYRFLRNEDFCPEVYALENLVFPSFAKPKIGQGGNFCQFLQSEEDMKLLTRSLDDMLFCEYLPGIELTVDCFTDRKGRLLYAGARTRDVIKQGIAYSSRSYPLSDEIMSILLKLNSSLVLRGLWFCQIKKDACGAWKLLEVSTRIATTMNLTRHKGINLPLLACYDALGYDLDILDNPFLVRISRSLQTKYELSFDYRTVYLDLDDTLIVNEAVNIKMIAFVYQCVNKGKTVVLLTKHEGDVEEYLKKYKIDTALFAKIIHIPDDEKKSLYYEDEKGILIDNLYVERKEALKCGLAVFDVDAIDALLETF